From a region of the Nitrospirota bacterium genome:
- a CDS encoding sigma-54-dependent Fis family transcriptional regulator produces the protein MRATIFVTDDEPAIRSAIGKRLSRQQHQVRTFESGEALVDALDTEPPDLVLLDLKMPGMTGLETLKVLRQKSPQALVIILTAFGTVQDAVAAMKLGAYDFLIKTVDLEGMDSVLERALELLTLRRRVLFEMEHAGSQYTLENLVAHSSAMQHLVTQLRDVVQNPKATVLLQGETGTGKEFIARVLHHNSSRASAPFIGVNCTAIPRDLFESELFGYERGAFTGAGQRKLGLLERAEGGTMFLDEIGDLDPAMQAKLLRVLQERSFRRLGGADDIAVDFRLIAATNRDLKKEVARGTFREDLFFRVNMVLFELPPLRKRSEDILPLCLRTLMRANKEFNKEVLDIEPDARVMLERYAFPGNVRELQNIIERALIFCHGKTLTAAALPQELRQTSPPVTTTATTGAGQVLRVEMPLGQMSLAEVEDAIIREVLRLADYNKSLAAKHLGLTRFALDRRLKKGQEE, from the coding sequence ATGCGCGCGACCATTTTCGTGACCGACGATGAGCCCGCCATCCGCTCGGCCATCGGCAAACGACTCAGCCGCCAGCAACACCAGGTCCGCACCTTCGAGTCGGGCGAAGCGCTCGTGGACGCGCTCGACACCGAGCCCCCCGACCTGGTCCTGCTCGACCTGAAGATGCCCGGCATGACCGGGCTTGAGACGCTCAAGGTGCTCCGCCAAAAGTCCCCGCAAGCGCTGGTGATCATCCTGACCGCCTTTGGGACCGTGCAGGATGCGGTGGCGGCCATGAAACTCGGCGCCTACGACTTTTTGATCAAGACCGTCGACCTGGAGGGCATGGACTCGGTCCTCGAGCGGGCGTTGGAACTCCTGACGCTCCGGCGTCGCGTCCTCTTCGAGATGGAGCATGCAGGCAGCCAGTACACCCTGGAAAACTTGGTGGCGCACAGTTCGGCCATGCAGCATCTGGTGACGCAGTTGCGCGACGTGGTACAGAACCCGAAAGCCACGGTCCTGCTCCAGGGTGAAACCGGGACGGGCAAGGAGTTTATCGCGCGGGTCCTGCACCACAATAGCAGCCGCGCCTCGGCGCCCTTCATCGGAGTCAATTGCACGGCGATCCCCCGGGACCTGTTCGAGAGCGAACTCTTCGGCTACGAACGGGGCGCGTTCACCGGAGCCGGCCAGCGCAAGCTGGGCCTGCTGGAACGGGCCGAAGGCGGCACCATGTTCCTGGACGAGATCGGAGATCTCGACCCCGCCATGCAGGCCAAGCTGCTCCGCGTCCTCCAGGAACGATCCTTCAGGCGGCTGGGCGGGGCCGACGATATCGCCGTGGACTTTCGGCTCATCGCCGCCACCAACCGCGACCTCAAGAAGGAAGTCGCCCGCGGCACCTTCCGGGAGGACCTTTTCTTCCGTGTGAACATGGTGCTGTTCGAACTGCCGCCGCTGAGGAAACGTTCGGAGGACATCCTTCCCCTATGCCTGCGCACCCTGATGCGCGCCAACAAGGAGTTCAATAAGGAGGTCCTGGACATCGAGCCGGATGCCCGCGTCATGCTGGAACGGTATGCTTTTCCGGGCAATGTCCGGGAACTGCAGAACATCATCGAGCGGGCCCTGATATTCTGCCACGGCAAGACACTCACCGCCGCCGCCCTCCCGCAAGAGCTGCGGCAGACTTCCCCGCCGGTCACCACGACGGCGACCACGGGCGCCGGACAGGTCCTGCGCGTCGAGATGCCGCTGGGGCAGATGTCCCTCGCCGAGGTCGAGGACGCTATCATCCGGGAAGTCCTTCGCCTCGCCGACTACAACAAAAGCCTCGCCGCCAAACACCTGGGGCTCACGCGATTTGCGCTCGACCGCCGATTGAAGAAGGGGCAAGAGGAATAG
- a CDS encoding DUF3365 domain-containing protein, which translates to MGRNSLRGGFMGKRKRIMAGAVATLLFVGAMAPVSRAGQPDSEPKEQVVRYLLATVKAFRTVYVKYVEEHVKKGGIHPKEHWAQDVHAIMLPFQFVKLAAAELKGAVKDVDVGVISLTPIYSSNFPQTEAEVAALKALTDNPSQTVITFADGNQFKGLAADFAIEQACADCHNQHPTSTKRDFKQGDLMGAVVVRLKK; encoded by the coding sequence ATGGGGCGCAATTCGCTTCGAGGAGGTTTCATGGGCAAGCGGAAAAGAATCATGGCAGGAGCCGTCGCAACGCTCCTGTTCGTGGGGGCGATGGCTCCGGTGAGCCGGGCAGGTCAACCGGACTCGGAGCCCAAAGAGCAGGTGGTTCGCTATCTGCTGGCGACGGTCAAAGCCTTTCGTACGGTCTACGTGAAATACGTCGAGGAGCATGTCAAGAAAGGGGGGATTCATCCCAAGGAGCACTGGGCTCAGGATGTCCACGCCATCATGTTGCCCTTTCAGTTTGTGAAGCTGGCGGCGGCAGAACTCAAGGGCGCGGTCAAGGATGTGGACGTGGGGGTGATCTCGCTGACGCCGATCTATTCGTCCAATTTCCCTCAAACCGAGGCCGAAGTCGCCGCGCTCAAGGCCCTGACGGACAACCCAAGCCAGACGGTGATCACCTTCGCGGACGGCAATCAATTCAAGGGGCTGGCCGCGGACTTCGCCATCGAGCAGGCCTGTGCCGATTGCCACAACCAGCATCCCACCAGCACGAAGAGGGATTTCAAGCAAGGGGATCTCATGGGCGCGGTCGTCGTGCGGCTCAAGAAGTAG
- a CDS encoding response regulator transcription factor has protein sequence MTRAARQAMPAIRILLVDNNPQFLKTVRQLLADDEAFEIVGGTYSAAKGLELVARLRPDVVVVDLTLPLMNGLEVTRRIKAGTPVPLVIIVTLHDQEAYGRTAEAAGADGFVPKWEVGARLPELIRRLMQVKRDRFAAVHSASTDFVRE, from the coding sequence ATGACACGAGCGGCGAGGCAGGCGATGCCGGCGATTCGAATCCTGCTGGTTGACAATAATCCCCAATTTTTAAAGACCGTCAGGCAGTTGCTCGCCGACGATGAGGCGTTCGAAATTGTGGGCGGGACCTATTCGGCCGCCAAGGGGCTGGAACTTGTTGCGCGTCTTCGTCCCGACGTGGTCGTCGTGGATCTGACCCTCCCCTTGATGAACGGCTTGGAAGTGACCAGGCGTATCAAGGCCGGGACGCCCGTGCCCCTGGTGATCATTGTGACGTTGCATGACCAGGAAGCCTACGGGCGAACGGCCGAAGCGGCCGGCGCCGATGGCTTTGTGCCGAAGTGGGAAGTGGGGGCACGGTTGCCGGAGCTGATTCGACGCTTGATGCAGGTGAAGCGCGATCGGTTTGCGGCCGTGCATTCCGCTTCGACAGATTTTGTGCGGGAGTGA
- a CDS encoding HlyD family efflux transporter periplasmic adaptor subunit yields MHTTTPPSPKIHPKTIRVRRTRLLLLVALLLAAAGGAYGWHWWSYDRFWVRTDNAYVTGNLVTVAAQASGIVTQVLAEETQFVNRGDLVIHLDEHEAFAALGRARGRLGEEVRRIAALFKTRAQLEEKVSAKIAQLDLVRHDLDRYQLASPSGAVSKQILQNAADKIRALEAEVRETQAALEVLDAQVGGTSIMDHPAVELAKHELIDAYLEYKRQQILAPVSGYVAKRRAQVGDRVKPGSDLMTIVPLDHLWVEANLRETELQLVRPGQPASVSVDLYGERLTFHGTVEGLVPGTGSAFALLPPDNATGNFIHIVERVPVRISLPQDEIREHPVRPGLSTVTQIKVAESGQSVWSSLATVSTSEYETDIYADELPNAESIAREVMTANLLADRDRPKATSEDREAQGTASVPKSVELSIAELSP; encoded by the coding sequence ATGCATACCACGACACCTCCTTCACCCAAAATCCATCCCAAGACCATTCGCGTCAGGCGGACCCGCCTGCTGCTGCTGGTGGCCCTGCTGCTGGCCGCCGCCGGGGGCGCCTACGGCTGGCACTGGTGGTCCTACGACCGTTTCTGGGTTCGGACCGACAATGCGTACGTCACGGGCAACCTTGTCACGGTCGCGGCGCAGGCCTCGGGCATCGTCACGCAAGTGTTGGCCGAGGAGACGCAGTTTGTGAACCGGGGCGACCTCGTGATCCATCTTGATGAGCACGAGGCCTTCGCGGCGCTGGGACGTGCGCGAGGGCGTCTCGGGGAGGAGGTGCGCCGGATTGCCGCGCTGTTCAAGACTCGCGCACAGCTCGAGGAAAAAGTGTCGGCCAAGATAGCCCAGCTCGACCTGGTCCGCCACGATTTGGATCGGTACCAACTGGCTTCGCCGAGCGGGGCGGTCTCGAAACAGATTCTGCAGAACGCCGCCGACAAGATCCGGGCGTTGGAGGCCGAAGTCCGGGAAACCCAGGCGGCGCTCGAGGTACTCGATGCGCAAGTGGGCGGCACGAGCATCATGGACCATCCGGCCGTCGAGTTGGCCAAGCATGAACTCATCGACGCCTATCTGGAATACAAGCGGCAGCAAATCCTGGCGCCGGTGTCAGGATACGTGGCCAAACGGAGAGCCCAGGTGGGGGATCGGGTCAAACCGGGCAGCGATTTGATGACGATCGTCCCCCTGGACCACCTCTGGGTCGAGGCGAACTTGCGCGAAACCGAGCTGCAATTGGTGCGGCCGGGCCAGCCCGCCTCGGTCAGCGTCGATTTGTACGGCGAACGGCTGACATTTCACGGCACCGTCGAAGGCCTGGTCCCCGGAACCGGCAGCGCATTCGCCCTCTTGCCTCCGGACAATGCCACCGGCAATTTTATTCACATCGTCGAGCGTGTGCCGGTGCGCATTTCCCTGCCGCAAGACGAGATCCGGGAACATCCCGTCAGGCCGGGGCTCTCCACGGTGACGCAGATCAAGGTCGCCGAGTCGGGTCAGTCCGTCTGGTCCTCGCTCGCGACCGTCTCCACCTCGGAGTACGAGACGGACATCTATGCCGATGAACTGCCGAACGCGGAGTCGATAGCCCGGGAGGTCATGACGGCCAACCTGCTTGCCGACCGTGATCGACCGAAGGCGACGTCGGAGGACCGCGAGGCGCAAGGCACGGCATCCGTACCGAAAAGTGTCGAGCTGAGTATCGCGGAACTGTCTCCGTAG
- a CDS encoding efflux transporter outer membrane subunit, whose protein sequence is MSPSYVISRHLCVCLGLGCLFLLGGCAWIPPGDPPAEIIEPPEMKATLAEVTSRLQQWPDDRWWEQFGNPELNRLMETALQDNPGLKVASARLREAQGLVRVEGARLLPFLDADASLTYERISQHGVFAALNREVAGIRILYGVINPLSFRYEFDFWGKNRAMLEAALGRTAAEEAEKAEVRLHLTAGVARAYFRGQALHRQLDLVQAMVGIRRDLRQLAETRFRLGLDNDLAVKQAIAELEAANKRAAGVRDQLDVQRHLLGRLAGKGPDFAKDLFTGHVVVPEQIPLPDHLSIGLLVHRPDLAAALYRADAAARLVKVAKTQFLPTIDLTGFVGFNALTLAKGSNQLGNLLFSGQSFSYGLAPGFRLPWFEGGRLRGELAAQRAEYDAAVELYNETLLDAMRDVADSLSAWQATNEMLEAHRRLLASLGDDWRLAKVRLTSGLDDDREVLRHRHPVLEQEYVLKALESDQLVATVDLIEALGGGYHNPDVRNRPTQKPG, encoded by the coding sequence ATGAGCCCCTCATACGTCATCTCCCGGCATCTCTGTGTCTGTCTCGGCCTCGGCTGCCTGTTCCTCTTGGGCGGGTGCGCCTGGATTCCGCCTGGCGATCCCCCGGCGGAAATCATCGAGCCGCCGGAGATGAAGGCGACGTTGGCGGAGGTGACGAGCCGCTTGCAGCAGTGGCCGGACGACCGTTGGTGGGAGCAGTTCGGCAATCCCGAGCTCAACCGGCTCATGGAGACCGCGCTGCAGGACAATCCCGGGCTCAAGGTCGCATCGGCCCGGCTCCGGGAAGCGCAGGGGCTCGTGCGCGTCGAAGGCGCGCGGCTGTTGCCGTTTCTGGATGCCGATGCCTCGCTGACCTATGAGCGGATTTCCCAGCATGGGGTCTTTGCGGCCTTGAACCGCGAAGTGGCCGGCATTCGGATTCTCTATGGGGTCATCAACCCCTTGAGCTTCCGGTACGAATTCGATTTCTGGGGGAAGAACCGCGCGATGCTCGAAGCGGCTCTGGGGCGGACGGCGGCCGAGGAGGCGGAAAAAGCCGAAGTGCGGCTGCACTTGACCGCCGGCGTGGCGCGGGCCTACTTCCGCGGCCAGGCGCTCCACCGACAACTCGACCTTGTCCAGGCGATGGTCGGCATCCGCCGCGACCTGCGGCAGCTCGCGGAGACGCGGTTCCGGCTGGGGCTGGACAACGATCTCGCCGTGAAGCAGGCCATCGCGGAGTTGGAAGCGGCCAACAAGCGTGCAGCGGGTGTGCGGGATCAATTGGATGTCCAGCGACACTTGCTCGGCCGGCTGGCCGGCAAGGGGCCTGATTTCGCGAAGGACCTCTTCACGGGCCATGTGGTCGTTCCGGAGCAGATTCCGCTGCCCGATCATCTTTCGATCGGGCTGTTGGTCCATCGTCCGGATTTGGCCGCCGCTCTTTACAGGGCCGATGCGGCGGCCCGGTTGGTGAAAGTGGCCAAGACGCAATTCCTGCCGACGATCGACCTGACGGGTTTCGTCGGATTCAATGCTCTGACCCTTGCCAAAGGCTCCAATCAGTTGGGCAACTTGCTGTTTTCAGGCCAAAGTTTTTCCTATGGCTTGGCGCCAGGCTTTCGCCTTCCCTGGTTTGAAGGGGGGCGGCTGCGGGGTGAGTTGGCCGCCCAGCGGGCCGAATATGACGCGGCCGTGGAACTCTATAACGAGACCTTGCTGGATGCGATGCGGGACGTGGCGGACAGTTTGAGCGCCTGGCAGGCGACCAACGAGATGCTCGAGGCCCATCGGCGACTCCTGGCCTCGCTCGGCGACGATTGGCGCTTGGCCAAGGTGCGTCTGACAAGCGGGCTGGACGATGACCGGGAAGTGTTGCGGCATCGGCATCCGGTCTTGGAGCAGGAATATGTATTGAAGGCCCTGGAAAGCGATCAACTGGTCGCCACGGTCGATCTCATCGAAGCGCTGGGCGGCGGGTACCATAACCCGGACGTCCGGAACAGACCCACACAGAAACCCGGCTGA
- a CDS encoding DHA2 family efflux MFS transporter permease subunit, with protein sequence MPVLFPKRLRGWRFLLLNLMLGLGHMVVLFNAGSYVALLPHAASDLGGVLPSFGTWAQTDFMVALALGFPLARWLAFRVGNYRLFVAAFVLYSGASYLCAISQTLWLFLPARVLLGLAGGITLPLGQALWLNEYPDRLKSLGLGVWGLFTLMPFTIGLPLGGWIADELGWRYLFYLNIPMAVAIAGITGSLLYGRGFERRFIRFDVVGFALLVLVLGGVQTLLNMGNDFDWLDSPFLRGVLVAILVALPCLVIWELGERHPAVDVRLFAHRNFAIGVLCLTAGFLSIQGLLALFIVQLQVLLGYSSFLAGLVFLPMILLGAPAIAVMHELCKRIDARWLASLSCLGFAGVFYWIGLFDDPHSYDQIFWPMLFEGLFLGSFFTPLTVLTLHGLSGRVVGRAAELAALLRIAAGAFGIAFQGIVLFRRAPFHQLNLSDHFGGRQFVSFDGLEHVSAKLGDAGLDPAMVQGKLTAIIKQSAAILGLNDAFLVASYIFLGLAALVWLAEPTQLPAHQTVEEELPEMLAEELGMEVP encoded by the coding sequence ATGCCGGTCCTGTTTCCCAAACGGCTGCGAGGCTGGCGCTTTCTCCTCTTGAACCTCATGCTCGGCCTGGGGCACATGGTCGTGCTGTTCAATGCCGGGTCCTATGTGGCGCTGTTGCCACATGCAGCCAGCGATCTCGGAGGGGTTCTGCCGAGCTTCGGGACCTGGGCCCAAACCGATTTCATGGTCGCCTTGGCGCTGGGATTCCCCCTCGCCCGGTGGCTGGCGTTCCGGGTCGGCAATTACCGCCTGTTCGTCGCCGCCTTTGTCCTGTATTCGGGCGCCTCGTATCTCTGCGCCATCAGCCAGACCCTCTGGCTGTTTTTGCCTGCGCGGGTGCTCCTCGGTCTTGCCGGCGGCATCACGCTCCCGCTTGGGCAGGCTCTGTGGCTGAACGAGTACCCGGACCGGCTCAAATCGCTGGGCTTGGGGGTCTGGGGGCTGTTCACGTTGATGCCGTTTACCATCGGCCTTCCCCTGGGGGGCTGGATCGCCGACGAACTCGGTTGGCGGTATTTGTTTTATCTGAACATTCCCATGGCGGTGGCCATCGCCGGCATCACCGGTTCGTTGCTGTATGGTCGGGGGTTCGAGCGTCGCTTCATCCGTTTCGATGTTGTCGGATTTGCCCTCTTGGTCCTGGTGCTCGGCGGCGTCCAGACGCTGCTGAACATGGGGAACGATTTTGACTGGTTGGACTCGCCCTTTCTTCGAGGGGTGTTGGTTGCCATCCTCGTGGCGCTGCCTTGCCTGGTCATTTGGGAGTTGGGTGAGCGCCATCCTGCGGTGGACGTCCGCTTGTTCGCCCATCGCAATTTTGCGATCGGGGTGCTCTGCCTGACGGCCGGGTTCCTGTCGATCCAAGGGCTGCTCGCGCTGTTTATCGTTCAGCTTCAGGTCTTGTTGGGTTATTCGTCCTTTCTGGCCGGCCTGGTGTTCCTGCCCATGATCCTGCTGGGCGCGCCGGCCATTGCCGTCATGCACGAACTCTGCAAGCGCATCGATGCTCGGTGGCTTGCAAGCCTCAGTTGTCTCGGGTTTGCAGGCGTCTTCTACTGGATCGGCTTGTTCGACGATCCCCACTCGTATGACCAGATTTTCTGGCCCATGTTGTTCGAAGGACTGTTCCTCGGATCGTTTTTCACCCCGTTGACCGTCCTGACTCTGCACGGCCTCTCCGGTCGGGTCGTCGGGCGGGCGGCGGAATTGGCGGCCCTGTTGCGCATTGCGGCCGGAGCCTTCGGCATCGCCTTCCAGGGGATCGTGCTCTTTCGACGCGCCCCCTTTCATCAACTGAATCTGTCGGATCATTTCGGTGGCAGGCAGTTCGTATCGTTCGACGGGTTGGAGCATGTGTCGGCCAAGCTGGGCGACGCCGGGCTCGATCCGGCCATGGTTCAGGGCAAGCTGACGGCGATCATCAAACAGTCCGCCGCCATCCTGGGGTTGAACGATGCGTTTCTCGTGGCCAGCTATATCTTCCTCGGCCTGGCGGCGCTGGTCTGGCTGGCGGAGCCGACGCAGTTGCCCGCCCATCAGACTGTCGAAGAGGAGTTGCCGGAGATGCTGGCGGAGGAATTGGGGATGGAGGTGCCATGA
- a CDS encoding formate/nitrite transporter family protein, which yields MDYVKPQGVVESMVAGGAFKLDLPARHLVIRGMLAGAYLGVATSMAVTAAVETGFWIVGSILFPFGLALAILLGAEIITGSFALLPCAAVESGGQVGIGRVLGNWGWVFLGNLIGSTLYALFFWIALTMAGDVQVSAVGAKLMAIAEAKTTHYAAHGSAGLLTVFTKAILCNWMVSLAVIAAFASTSFAGKMLAIWGPTVLFFSQGFEHAVVNMFAIPVGMLLGANVTLSNWWLWNQIPVTLGNLVGGMVFTGLAIYATHRAAKPAPAGGVTMQLQEGHSSSRAGSFASF from the coding sequence ATGGACTATGTGAAGCCTCAAGGTGTGGTCGAGAGCATGGTGGCCGGCGGCGCGTTCAAGCTGGACTTGCCGGCTCGACACTTGGTGATTCGAGGCATGTTAGCCGGCGCCTATCTGGGCGTGGCCACCAGCATGGCGGTCACCGCCGCGGTCGAAACCGGATTCTGGATCGTCGGCTCCATACTCTTTCCTTTCGGACTTGCACTGGCCATTTTGCTCGGAGCGGAAATCATCACCGGAAGCTTTGCGTTGCTTCCCTGCGCGGCGGTCGAGAGCGGGGGGCAAGTGGGGATCGGTCGCGTGCTTGGTAACTGGGGCTGGGTCTTTCTGGGCAACCTCATAGGCAGCACCCTCTATGCCCTGTTTTTTTGGATCGCGCTGACCATGGCAGGGGACGTCCAAGTCTCCGCAGTCGGGGCCAAGCTGATGGCGATCGCCGAAGCCAAGACGACTCACTACGCGGCGCATGGCTCCGCGGGCCTGCTCACCGTGTTCACGAAGGCGATCTTGTGCAACTGGATGGTCAGTCTGGCGGTCATCGCGGCGTTTGCGTCGACGTCCTTCGCGGGCAAGATGCTCGCGATCTGGGGCCCTACAGTCCTGTTCTTTTCCCAAGGATTCGAGCATGCCGTAGTGAACATGTTTGCGATTCCGGTCGGCATGTTGTTGGGCGCCAACGTGACCCTGTCGAATTGGTGGCTCTGGAACCAGATTCCAGTCACGCTGGGCAACCTGGTCGGCGGGATGGTCTTCACCGGTTTGGCGATCTATGCCACGCACCGCGCGGCCAAACCGGCGCCTGCGGGAGGTGTGACCATGCAACTGCAAGAGGGCCACAGCAGCAGCCGAGCCGGTTCGTTTGCATCCTTCTGA
- a CDS encoding HAMP domain-containing protein: MSPIHGSPGADMTWFRHLTIGQKLLVSFGILLLLLGLSLSAILFYLARINSYVERHDRITVPAIVSATDMRRRIYEMTLLLHSLRENRSDVDRRNTLDGMQRLESDTRSALAFYRTTHTARTHPVLFRMLTQHGQAAMADLEDHALDETAKLLEAFGTSWRAMTAHQGKRQEAEADLAFNEAVALTRQLTDKINTLIDLHSKITTEMKSEGDSLFRQSALVILALVVMLGLLIVATYVIVNTQIARPLKSLAKTADHVARHELSAGFDPWPAQDEVGNLARSLGTMLENLRDRTRALERKTRELEGFTYSVAHDLKGPLREIEGFSSLIQQKFPETLNQTTRHYVSKIRTSALRLTALINDLLRYSRLEQQALPMSQVNVRTLIDHILSDRLPAAPQASPLIHVALPFTHVRGEPTSIQQALVNLVGNALKFSRDADPPEISIGGAVRAQERIIWVRDNGIGFDPKDADRIFGLFERLHGQEEHEGTGVGLAIVKLVMEKHGGRVWAESCPGKGSTFFLAFPDAPSDGGTA, translated from the coding sequence ATGTCGCCGATTCATGGCTCACCCGGTGCTGACATGACGTGGTTCCGCCATCTCACGATCGGCCAGAAGCTCCTCGTATCCTTCGGTATCTTGCTCCTGCTGCTCGGCCTCAGCCTCTCGGCCATTCTCTTTTACCTGGCCCGCATCAACAGCTACGTGGAACGTCACGATCGCATCACCGTGCCGGCCATCGTCTCGGCGACGGACATGCGGCGGCGGATTTATGAGATGACCCTGCTGCTGCACTCCCTCAGGGAGAACCGCTCGGACGTCGATCGCCGGAACACACTCGACGGCATGCAACGACTGGAGTCGGATACGCGAAGCGCGTTAGCGTTCTACCGTACGACCCACACAGCCAGAACACATCCCGTGTTATTCCGCATGCTGACCCAACATGGCCAAGCGGCCATGGCCGATCTCGAGGATCATGCCTTGGATGAGACGGCCAAACTCCTGGAAGCCTTCGGAACCAGCTGGAGGGCGATGACTGCCCATCAGGGAAAGAGACAGGAGGCGGAAGCCGATCTCGCGTTCAACGAGGCGGTCGCGCTCACCCGTCAACTGACGGATAAAATAAACACGCTCATTGACTTGCACAGCAAAATCACAACCGAGATGAAGTCAGAGGGCGACTCCCTCTTTCGTCAATCTGCGTTGGTCATTCTTGCCCTGGTCGTCATGCTCGGCCTCTTGATTGTGGCCACCTATGTCATCGTGAACACCCAGATTGCTAGGCCGCTGAAGAGCCTCGCAAAAACCGCCGATCATGTGGCCCGCCACGAGCTGTCGGCCGGCTTCGATCCCTGGCCGGCGCAGGATGAAGTCGGCAACCTCGCCCGGTCGCTGGGCACCATGCTGGAGAACCTGCGGGACCGCACCCGCGCGCTGGAACGCAAAACGCGGGAACTCGAGGGGTTCACCTATTCCGTCGCGCACGATTTAAAAGGCCCGCTTCGGGAGATCGAAGGGTTTTCGTCGTTGATTCAGCAAAAATTTCCTGAGACCCTAAACCAGACAACCCGCCATTACGTTTCCAAGATCAGGACATCGGCCCTACGGCTCACTGCATTGATCAACGATCTGCTTCGATATTCACGGCTGGAGCAACAAGCCCTGCCCATGTCGCAGGTCAACGTGAGGACACTCATCGATCACATCCTGTCGGACCGCCTCCCCGCTGCGCCGCAGGCATCTCCTCTCATCCACGTCGCTCTCCCGTTCACCCACGTGCGGGGCGAACCGACCAGCATTCAGCAGGCTCTCGTCAATCTTGTCGGCAACGCCCTGAAATTCTCCCGCGACGCCGACCCGCCCGAGATCAGCATCGGCGGCGCAGTCCGCGCCCAGGAACGCATCATCTGGGTCCGAGACAACGGAATCGGCTTCGACCCCAAAGACGCCGACCGGATCTTCGGCCTGTTCGAGCGCCTGCACGGCCAGGAGGAGCATGAAGGGACGGGGGTGGGCCTGGCGATCGTGAAGCTGGTCATGGAGAAACACGGCGGCCGAGTCTGGGCCGAATCCTGTCCGGGCAAAGGCAGCACATTCTTTCTGGCGTTTCCGGACGCCCCGTCCGACGGAGGCACCGCATGA
- a CDS encoding sigma-54-dependent Fis family transcriptional regulator, with product MTIPSPMPLRILVMDDEELIRLVLKESLQAEGCAVTTVTDGRAGLDALQASPFDCVITDLRMPRVTGWEVLRWVREHQPDVDVIVLTGHGEVPSAVEAIKAGACDYVVKETPFNEGPVKAALAKLLAVRTLRQENLALKLAARMPGLEPMVPGISPAWKKLMETVEKVAPSNAPVLIQGETGSGKEVVAGTLHQLSPRREAPFLAVNCGAVSGQLLESELFGHEKGAFTGAATAKSGLFAAAEGGTLFLDEISEMSGPMQVSLLRVLDRGEYRQVGGTRTLRANVRVVAASNRSLQDMVQSGRFRDDLLYRINTVTISVPPLRERPEDLPRLAEHFLGQLHVPGKVKRTVSSEALARLSAYPWPGNVRELRNVIERLILLSAPGRVEPIGTEELASVLQPMPASPGSAEHETHGSLESAEQAHILRVLQAQEGNKTQAARVLRIDYKTLLSKLRKYGLES from the coding sequence ATGACGATACCGTCCCCCATGCCGCTGCGCATCCTGGTCATGGACGACGAGGAACTGATCCGTCTCGTGCTGAAGGAGTCGCTGCAGGCGGAAGGCTGCGCCGTCACCACGGTCACCGATGGACGAGCCGGGCTCGACGCGCTCCAAGCGTCGCCGTTCGACTGCGTCATCACCGACCTGCGCATGCCGAGAGTCACCGGCTGGGAAGTCCTGCGCTGGGTACGGGAACATCAGCCGGACGTGGATGTGATCGTGCTCACGGGGCACGGCGAAGTGCCGTCGGCCGTGGAGGCGATCAAAGCAGGCGCCTGCGATTATGTGGTCAAGGAAACCCCGTTTAACGAGGGCCCCGTGAAGGCCGCGCTGGCCAAATTGCTCGCCGTACGAACGTTACGACAGGAGAATCTGGCGCTCAAGCTCGCGGCCCGCATGCCGGGCCTCGAGCCAATGGTTCCGGGAATCAGTCCCGCCTGGAAGAAACTGATGGAGACCGTGGAGAAGGTTGCGCCGTCCAATGCGCCGGTCTTGATCCAGGGCGAAACCGGCTCCGGCAAAGAGGTCGTCGCCGGAACCCTCCACCAGCTCAGCCCCCGGCGCGAGGCGCCGTTTCTAGCGGTCAACTGCGGGGCGGTCAGCGGTCAGTTGCTCGAAAGCGAATTGTTCGGGCACGAGAAGGGGGCCTTCACCGGCGCCGCGACGGCCAAGAGCGGCTTGTTCGCCGCCGCCGAAGGGGGCACGCTGTTCCTGGACGAAATCAGCGAAATGAGCGGCCCCATGCAGGTCAGTTTGCTGCGCGTCCTGGACCGGGGCGAATACCGCCAGGTCGGCGGCACGCGGACATTGCGCGCAAACGTGCGCGTCGTGGCTGCCAGCAATCGCAGTCTTCAGGACATGGTGCAGAGCGGTCGATTCCGCGACGATCTGCTCTACCGCATCAACACCGTCACGATCTCCGTGCCGCCCCTGCGGGAACGTCCCGAAGACCTGCCGCGATTGGCGGAGCACTTTTTGGGTCAGTTGCACGTTCCGGGCAAGGTCAAGCGAACCGTCTCCTCCGAAGCCCTGGCCCGGTTGTCCGCCTATCCCTGGCCCGGCAATGTACGCGAGCTGCGCAACGTGATCGAACGCCTCATCCTGCTGTCCGCTCCCGGCCGTGTCGAACCCATCGGCACCGAGGAATTGGCGTCGGTACTGCAGCCCATGCCTGCAAGTCCCGGCTCCGCCGAGCACGAGACGCACGGATCCCTGGAAAGCGCCGAACAAGCTCACATCCTGCGCGTCCTACAGGCGCAAGAGGGGAACAAGACTCAGGCGGCCCGGGTACTCCGCATTGACTACAAGACCCTCCTCAGTAAGCTGCGCAAGTATGGGCTGGAATCATAA